From the genome of Gemmatimonas phototrophica, one region includes:
- a CDS encoding RNA polymerase sigma factor, translated as MHAHRHDDGAVTLEAPPTDAELLARLRARDPAAERQFYERHVDRIYRLIHRMCGRPELAQEWTQDTFLRAFNRLDQFRGDAALGSWLHAIAVSVTLNGLRTHKRREAFAAPLEEATTVATNGAEHSDPDLKTRLKAAIAALPEGTRRVFVMHDVEGFTHEEISDALGCAIGTSKSQLFRAREKLRNALAAFAPTNALCLGKESA; from the coding sequence ATGCATGCGCACCGACACGACGACGGCGCGGTGACCCTCGAGGCACCGCCGACTGACGCAGAACTGCTGGCCCGGCTCCGGGCCCGCGATCCTGCGGCGGAACGGCAGTTCTATGAGCGTCACGTGGACCGGATCTATCGCCTCATCCACCGGATGTGCGGACGCCCGGAGCTCGCCCAGGAATGGACGCAGGACACCTTTCTGCGGGCGTTCAATCGGCTCGACCAGTTCCGCGGCGACGCGGCGCTGGGGAGCTGGCTCCACGCCATCGCCGTGTCGGTCACCCTCAACGGACTGCGCACCCACAAACGCCGTGAAGCGTTTGCCGCGCCGCTCGAAGAGGCCACCACCGTGGCCACCAACGGTGCCGAGCACAGTGATCCCGACCTCAAGACTCGTCTCAAGGCCGCGATAGCCGCGCTCCCCGAAGGCACACGCCGCGTGTTCGTGATGCACGACGTGGAAGGATTTACCCACGAAGAGATCAGCGACGCCCTGGGGTGCGCCATTGGCACCAGCAAGTCACAACTCTTCAGAGCCCGCGAGAAGTTGCGCAATGCGTTGGCGGCGTTTGCGCCAACCAACGCGTTGTGCCTCGGCAAGGAGTCCGCATGA
- a CDS encoding MerC domain-containing protein, with product MCSPVAPERSALTMPWLDRLGMATSTLCAIHCAATALLMGALSAMGAAGLAAGWVEGAFLTVALVLGLVSLGHAVRRHRSWQPAAWFAGGMVLLLVVRPLAPSPALEVLAVVAGAFCVVRAHWKNARLLLA from the coding sequence ATGTGCAGCCCTGTCGCCCCGGAACGCTCCGCGCTCACCATGCCCTGGCTCGATCGCCTCGGCATGGCCACCAGTACGCTGTGCGCCATCCACTGTGCGGCCACGGCGCTGCTCATGGGGGCGCTTAGCGCCATGGGCGCCGCCGGACTGGCCGCCGGGTGGGTGGAGGGTGCTTTCCTCACCGTGGCACTGGTACTGGGGCTGGTCAGTCTGGGGCACGCCGTACGGCGCCATAGGTCGTGGCAGCCCGCGGCCTGGTTCGCCGGCGGCATGGTGCTGCTGCTCGTTGTCCGTCCGCTCGCCCCCTCGCCGGCCCTCGAAGTGCTCGCCGTCGTGGCCGGGGCGTTTTGTGTGGTCCGCGCTCACTGGAAGAACGCGCGGTTGCTGCTGGCTTGA
- a CDS encoding type B 50S ribosomal protein L31: MAQEGIHPPYHPVVFKDASTGALVLTRSTMTSEQKITLDDGNTYPLVLLEITSDSHPFYTGTQRLIDTQGRVDKFKKRYGR; the protein is encoded by the coding sequence ATGGCTCAGGAAGGCATTCATCCGCCGTACCACCCCGTTGTCTTCAAGGACGCGTCCACTGGTGCCCTGGTGTTGACGCGCTCGACGATGACGAGCGAGCAGAAGATCACGCTCGACGACGGCAACACGTATCCGCTGGTCCTGCTCGAAATTACGAGCGACTCGCACCCGTTCTACACGGGCACGCAGCGCCTTATCGACACGCAGGGTCGCGTCGACAAGTTCAAGAAGCGCTACGGCCGCTAA
- a CDS encoding CopD family protein, with the protein MAEWVAWPALARVLLYVGALVAVGRGTITFLDPEWKAGARSVHDVGAPRFAARLAALLLVSAPLLLLTLQMGALEMTRADLPMLLRETAWGHGWTQLTMASVLASVALVLPTGRSSSMLLLMASLGVAVAMGGLGHAAADEQWPIGARLLDAMHVAATGAWIGGLLGTLLLTRVPGFALRDAAWRTVSRTAGVMAPVSVLTGMGSGARLLLGVSPADIVASDYGRLLLVKGILVTVVLSIGFSQRRRIQRGSVPVNRIIGVELCVAAAVLAITAVLTGAEPPGE; encoded by the coding sequence GTGGCTGAGTGGGTGGCGTGGCCCGCACTTGCCCGTGTGCTGCTCTATGTTGGCGCACTGGTCGCGGTCGGCCGTGGCACCATCACCTTCCTCGACCCGGAGTGGAAGGCGGGAGCGCGCAGCGTACACGATGTTGGCGCACCGCGATTCGCGGCACGCCTCGCCGCGTTGTTGCTGGTGAGTGCGCCGCTGCTGTTGCTCACGTTGCAGATGGGCGCGTTGGAAATGACTCGTGCCGATCTCCCCATGTTGCTGCGCGAAACCGCCTGGGGACATGGGTGGACCCAGCTTACGATGGCCAGCGTGTTGGCGTCGGTGGCGCTGGTGCTGCCTACCGGACGGTCGTCGTCGATGCTCTTGCTCATGGCGTCCCTGGGCGTGGCGGTGGCCATGGGTGGGTTGGGGCACGCGGCCGCCGACGAACAGTGGCCCATTGGCGCGCGACTGCTTGATGCCATGCATGTTGCCGCCACCGGGGCCTGGATTGGCGGGCTGCTGGGGACGTTGCTGCTCACGCGTGTGCCCGGTTTTGCGCTGCGCGACGCGGCGTGGCGCACGGTAAGCCGGACCGCCGGAGTCATGGCGCCAGTGAGTGTGCTGACGGGGATGGGCAGCGGGGCGCGCCTGTTGCTGGGCGTATCGCCAGCGGACATTGTCGCCAGCGACTACGGCAGGCTGTTGCTGGTGAAGGGAATCCTGGTGACCGTGGTGCTATCCATCGGGTTCTCGCAGCGTCGCCGTATTCAGCGCGGCTCGGTCCCCGTCAATCGCATTATCGGTGTGGAGTTGTGCGTAGCTGCGGCGGTACTGGCCATCACGGCAGTACTCACGGGAGCGGAGCCGCCCGGGGAGTAG
- a CDS encoding copper resistance CopC family protein: protein MSPFRSVLVAVVAAALPVVALSAGSSATSLPHLKLKKSFPAKDTVLTSSPDAVRLWLTEKADLPATKVTVTNASAVVVPTAKPTRGASADAPIEARFAQALPAGRYAVSWKTMSKDGHVVSGTFGFTVKTAP from the coding sequence ATGTCCCCCTTCCGTTCAGTCCTTGTCGCCGTCGTGGCGGCTGCTCTTCCCGTTGTCGCGTTGTCGGCGGGATCGTCGGCAACGTCGTTGCCGCACCTCAAGCTCAAGAAGTCGTTCCCCGCCAAGGATACGGTGCTCACCTCGTCGCCCGACGCGGTGCGGTTGTGGCTCACGGAAAAGGCCGACCTGCCCGCCACCAAGGTCACGGTGACCAACGCGTCGGCGGTCGTCGTACCAACGGCCAAGCCGACACGCGGGGCGTCCGCCGACGCGCCTATTGAGGCACGGTTTGCTCAGGCGTTGCCGGCCGGGCGGTATGCGGTGTCGTGGAAGACGATGTCGAAGGATGGCCACGTGGTGAGTGGCACCTTCGGATTCACCGTCAAGACGGCGCCCTGA